Proteins from one Poecile atricapillus isolate bPoeAtr1 chromosome 6, bPoeAtr1.hap1, whole genome shotgun sequence genomic window:
- the LOC131580231 gene encoding GRIN2-like protein, with protein MSSESYQLHTHSYQDSLSSTCHSLLNVNSHPLSKSSSNLASLGHSRSLEERQNKQELKKSHSSTICRILENRSDAGSDAGSPGWSSSQPGVMGLGSEVQSINDPSANDHSEGRTKNTNHVLVTEQSSASWGTGDAKMCVKSSTVENVSSACFVHQQGMCEMEESGTALQRSHSDLTCSCKQQTYVTHIETSSTHSSLNSSGCRHCLPVARMSFQTQRYGSETNENTSHYQNLVTHLPVLPRDQQVPTNTFGSGSIPHNTSVYTDPSTFHAAVLGPHMPGNGFPNRTMFSQAPGIVHGGLTYGNIPNSAYSPMVMTVHNNSVGPCSLRQDALKADATIPAYCHSLPIPSIQLVPRLVCSVSETGKEQAAPGYFNSFSASDILTYPKLVSSVSESGLDAKKILKCCNVSGEQLQPAQQERAPPEAKAARVALSSQQGADVVVTTKDMWTMTSMNDITKGLKPALERRDAEVQTLPTMECKSVATSPAAAAEGHSHVFPEVNLEQDLEAPKSPVREVRWDDEGMTWEVYGASVDPEVLGVAIQKHLEFQIEQFQTEPAEAAEKSNEEPPPEKTGKKRPFRTMMHSLRYPSCCARSSTAVE; from the coding sequence ATGTCATCTGAAAGCTACCAGCTCCACACCCATTCCTACCAGGACTCACTAAGCTCTACTTGTCACAGTCTCTTGAATGTCAACAGCCACCCCCTATCCAAGAGCTCCTCAAATCTGGCCTCTCTTGGGCACTCAAGGAGTTTAGAGGAAAGGCAAAACAAACAGGAGCTGAAGAAAAGCCATAGCAGCACCATCTGCCGTATCCTGGAAAACAGGAGTGATGCAGGGAGTGATGCAGGGAGTCCCGGATGGTCCTCCTCTCAGCCTGGGGTGATGGGACTTGGATCAGAGGTCCAGAGCATAAATGACCCATCAGCCAATGACCATTCAGAGGGCAGAACTAAGAATACAAACCATGTTCTTGTCACTGAACAGTCCTCAGCATCCTGGGGAACTGGGGATGCTAAGATGTGTGTAAAGAGCAGCACTGTTGAGAATGTTTCTTCAGCCTGCTTTGTTCACCAGCAAGGCATGTGTGAAATGGAAGAATCAGGAACTGCCCTTCAGAGAAGCCACTCAGACCTAACCTGCAGCTGCAAACAGCAGACTTATGTCACTCACATAGAAACCAGTTCTACTCACTCCAGCCTAAACTCTTCTGGCTGCAGGCATTGTCTGCCAGTGGCTAGGATGTCTTTCCAAACGCAGAGATATGGATCAGAAACAAATGAGAATACATCTCACTATCAAAACCTTGTAACTCATCTTCCGGTCCTACCTAGAGACCAACAAGTACCCACAAATACCTTTGGCAGTGGCAGTATTCCACATAACACTAGTGTTTACACAGATCCTAGCACATTTCACGCTGCTGTTCTAGGACCCCACATGCCTGGAAATGGTTTCCCGAACAGAACAATGTTCAGTCAAGCTCCTGGGATTGTTCATGGTGGTCTGACTTATGGTAATATTCCAAACTCTGCGTATTCCCCCATGGTGATGACAGTTCACAACAACTCTGTGGGACCCTGCAGTCTCAGGCAGGATGCCTTGAAGGCAGATGCCACCATCCCGGCCTATTGCCACTCCTTGCCCATCCCATCCATACAGCTCGTTCCACGGTTGGTGTGCTCTGTCAGTGAGACAGGAAAAGAGCAGGCAGCACCTGGCTACTTTAAttccttttctgcttcagaCATTCTGACATATCCTAAGCTGGTGTCTTCAGTAAGTGAATCAGGCCTGGATGCCAAGAAAATCCTGAAGTGCTGTAATGTTTCTGGAGAGCAACTGCAACCTGCTCAGCAGGAGAGAGCTCCTCCAGAAGCCAAGGCTGCCCGTGTTGCCCTGAGCAGCCAGCAAGGTGCAGATGTAGTAGTGACAACTAAGGATATGTGGACTATGACCTCTATGAATGACATAACCAAAGGCCTGAAACCAGCTCTGGAGCGCAGAGATGCCGAGGTACAAACTCTTCCAACCATGGAATGCAAATCAGTGGCAAcaagcccagcagctgcagcagaaggtCACTCACATGTGTTCCCAGAGGTGAACCTGGAGCAAGACTTGGAGGCCCCCAAATCTCCAGTTCGGGAAGTGAGATGGGATGATGAAGGAATGACATGGGAAGTATATGGGGCATCTGTGGATCCAGAAGTCCTCGGGGTAGCCATTCAAAAACATCTTGAGTTTCAAATAGAACAGTTCCAGACAGAGCCTGCTGAGGCAGCTGAGAAAAGTAATGAGGAGCCACCCCctgaaaaaactgggaaaaaaaggccTTTCAGAACAATGATGCATTCCCTGAGATACCCAAGCTGCTGTGCTCGCTCCAGTACTGCAGTGGAGTGA